In the genome of Tripterygium wilfordii isolate XIE 37 chromosome 19, ASM1340144v1, whole genome shotgun sequence, one region contains:
- the LOC119984957 gene encoding PRA1 family protein H-like yields MVFSANPLSLSVPDPAFDSWLRDSGYLDLLDHRSSSTATASTTTNASAKDDANNSDNFFFQFVPSFLSRLGIILSLLTLSPFSKLTTDDLSGETPSWTSGYLGNFGSYSFPSSAEQARLRVQENIKRYARNYASLFILFFACSLYQMPVALVGLLSSLALWDLFRFCSDRWGFERHPVTRQVLVRTVQCATVVILLLLKIQMAIFYALAVTYAVMMLHATLRKLTPMKQPSRGKWK; encoded by the exons ATGGTATTCTCAGCGAACCCGTTATCCCTAAGCGTACCCGACCCAGCGTTCGACTCATGGCTTCGGGACTCCGGCTATCTCGACCTTCTCGACCATCGCTCCTCCTCCACCGCCACAGCGTCGACAACCACCAACGCCTCCGCTAAAGATGACGCCAACAACAGTGACAATTTCTTCTTCCAGTTTGTCCCCTCCTTCCTTTCTCGTCTGGGTATCATCCTATCTCTCCTCACGCTCAGCCCATTCTCAAAGCTAACCACCGATGACTTGTCAGGCGAAACTCCGTCCTGGACCAGCGGTTATCTCGGGAACTTTGGGTCTTACTCGTTTCCGTCCTCTGCCGAGCAGGCCAGGCTCAGGGTTCAAGAGAATATCAAGCGTTACGCCCGCAATTATGCATCTCTCTTCATCCTCTTCTTTGCCTGCTCTCT GTATCAAATGCCAGTTGCTCTTGTTGGATTGCTATCAAGTTTAGCGCTATGGGATCTGTTCAGGTTCTGCAGCGATAGATGGGGATTCGAACGACACCCTGTAACTAGGCAGGTTTTGGTTCGAACTGTCCAGTGTG CTACCGTGGTTATTTTGTtgctcttaaaaattcaaatggcTATCTTCTATGCACTTGCAGTCACTTATGCAG TTATGATGTTACATGCCACATTGAGGAAGCTCACTCCAATGAAGCAACCTTCTCGGGGAAAATGGAAGTAG
- the LOC119984956 gene encoding ribosomal protein L11 methyltransferase codes for MSVGNFCKQFFYNLPTLQRRLLHSLPSALANFQLRHQWKPISAFSMQPIFVRSFSRQTSVTASQAPNADADYSGYLSVRVRCPKHAADELSEALLCFGASSTSMDEDDNREKTDQIYIDSIFPESQDVAIRMSQAADSIGLKEVPSYEVKLGEKDYWVKTIQESFHPINIIDGLWIVPEWMTPPDVQATNIILNPGLAFGTGDHPTTQLCLLLLKSFIKGGEVFLDYGTGSGILAIAALKFGAALSVGVDIDPKAIISARENAVLNDIGPEKMKLHLIPSETSPSINQGAHRFVRDPSLYGEVISETEKYDVVIANILLNPLLDLADHIASYAKPGATVGVSGILTEQVPLIMDRYSQFLEDMSVSEIDDWACVSGTKKRSPTDSC; via the exons ATGTCTGTGGGTAATTTCTGCAAACAGTTCTTCTACAATCTCCCCACTCTCCAACGCCGTCTCCTTCACTCACTTCCTTCTGCACTCGCAAACTTTCAGCTCAGACATCAATGGAAACCCATTTCGGCCTTCTCAATGCAACCCATTTTTGTCCGCTCTTTTTCTCGTCAAACTTCGGTCACCGCTTCGCAGGCTCCCAATGCTGACGCTGACTACTCTGGTTATCTTTCTGTTCGCGTTCGCTGTCCAAAGCATGCCGCG GATGAGCTTTCGGAAGCCCTTTTATGCTTTGGTGCAAGTTCTACCAGTATGGATGAAGATGACAACCGTGAGAAGACCGATCAG ATTTACATTGATTCCATATTTCCTGAGAGCCAAGACGTGGCTATCCGTATGTCACAGGCTGCTGATTCCATTGGCTTGAAAGAAGTACCAAGTTATGAAGTCAAATTGGGCGAGAAAGATTACTGGGTCAAGACAATTCAG GAATCATTTCATCCAATTAACATCATTGATGGACTTTGGATTGTGCCTGAATGGATGACTCCTCCG GATGTTCAAGCAACAAACATAATTCTAAATCCGGGATTGGCATTTGGGACAGGGGATCACCCTACTACACAACTGTGTCTCTTGTTGCTAAAAAGCTTTATAAAAGGAGGGGAAGTCTTCTTGGACTATGGCACGGGTTCTGGAATTCTTGCAATCGCGGCACTTAAG TTTGGTGCTGCCCTCTCGGTTGGTGTTGATATagatccaaaagccattatatCTGCACGTGAAAATGCTGTTTTGAATGACATAGGACCTGAGAAAATGAAACTACACCTGATTCCTAGTGAAACTTCTCCCTCCATCAATCAAGGAGCACACAGATTTGTGAGGGATCCAAGCTTATATGGAGAAGTCATTTCTGAGACAGAGAAGTATGATGTCGTCATTGCAAATATACTTCTTAATCCTCTTTTAGATTTGGCAGATCATATCGCATCTTATGCTAAACCTGGAGCAACTGTTGGCGTCTCTGGTATCCTTACTGAGCAG GTTCCACTTATCATGGATAGATATTCACAATTCTTGGAAGATATGTCAGTATCGGAGATAGATGACTGGGCTTGTGTAAGCGGCACAAAGAAAAGAAGTCCGACTGACAGCTGTTAA
- the LOC119985297 gene encoding protein yippee-like At5g53940, whose product MGRIFVVELEGRPYRCKFCGTHLALPDDIVSRGFHSRRGKAYLFNNAVNITMGPLEERVMLSGMHTVADIFCCCCGQIVGWKYHAAHENAQKYKEGKFVLERGRIMDEMDCSTEIFIDTHPASDAEDA is encoded by the exons ATGGGAAGGATATTTGTTGTAGAATTGGAAGGGAGGCCTTACAGATGCAAGTTCTGTGGAACGCATTTAGCTCTTCCTGATGATATTGTCTCCAGA GGTTTTCATTCTCGCCGTGGAAAAGCATACCTCTTCAATAATGC GGTGAACATCACTATGGGTCCCTTGGAAGAGAGGGTGATGCTTTCAGGAATGCATACTGTGGCCGACATATTTTGCTGCTGTTGTGGACAAATAGTCGGGTGGAAATAT CATGCGGCACATGAGAATGCCCAGAAATATAAAGAAGGAAAGTTTGTCCTTGAAAG AGGGAGGATTATGGATGAAATGGACTGTTCCACGGAAATTTTTATTGACACCCACCCAGCTAGTGATGCTGAAGATGCATAG